The Metarhizium brunneum chromosome 3, complete sequence DNA window CTTCGAAGGTGGCCTGTCTTTTCTGGCCGTGTAGAAAGTCGTCTGGCCCTGCCCTTCCTTGGGcatattttcttctttcgctttcctttctttttttcctttaatTGTCGGACCCCGACTCTGTACACCTCGTCTTGTCGCTTGGTGCCTGTTGGGTCCAGAGTTCTGAGTCCTGTAAAGTGGGAGCCCGGCGcatcgccatcatgttgGACACTTTCGAaatcatcaccaccaacggTGTTGTCCTTTGGTCCAGGAAATATGCCCCCATAAATTCCTCCGTTGTGAACAGCTTCATCTCCGATACATTTATCGAGGAAAAGAGTGGTGGTTCGGTAGTAGGAGACTCGCAATCAGCTGCAACAAATCCTCCGTACAAAAGCGACCAGCACACATTGAAATGGACTGTGGTAAAGGAGCTCGGTGTTATCTTTGTGGTGCGCGCCTGCAACTCTAATGCATTCGACCTCGAATACGATAAATTTGCGCTAACATGCATTCTTTGCAGGCTGTCTACCGGTCACTCCTACATCTATCCTGGGTCGATAAACTTGTGGACAATATCAAGACCATCTTTATCAACCTCTATGGCGAACAGCTCAAGAAACCACACACGACCATTGTTGAATGCACCGGGTTCGACAACTACTTTGATCAACAACTACACGAACTAGATACGTCGACTGCATCGAATCCAACAGTGCAGCCGGTACGCTCCGTCGACGACAGCCCGTCTGCTCCGGGTCTAACCTACCGAGGTCGCAATATCAATGGTGCACAGGATGAGGCAGTTTCAAACGACTCGAGCCCGATACCTACACCAAACACTTCGAGGCCATCTACCCCAAGTACTGGAAATTTATTAGTGGCCAAAGCTGGACCTGTCGCCAAGATGTCTAGACGAGCCCGCAAAGCCAAAAACTCGACATCCGCGCCAGCATCATCGGGAGACGAAGCGGCGAGTAAGCAAAAGAAGAGTGCCAAGGGGCCCAAGAAGGGACGAAAATGGGATGCGGACGGGTTTGCCGAAGAGGATGATACAGATGTGCAGCTCGACTATTCTGCCAACCCCACGAGCGATGTCGAAGCTCAGGATGTCGGTCGGTCAAGTGCTTTGGATGCCGTCGACGCATCAACATGGGGAACCTCTACCAAAGGCAAATTTGTCCTCAAGGATTTAGGTGACGAAGTTCACAGCATGCTTGCCTCCGCGGAGGCTGAAAaggccgcagcagcaaccaagtCGGAAACCAAATCCGGTCTCTTGGGCACGGGTGTCAATGCCCTTAGCGGCATGTTCCGCAACGTCGTTGGAGGCAAGACGCTCACCAAAGAAGATCTTGACAAGGCCATGAAAGGCATGGAGGAACATCTCCTACGCAAAAACGTAGCACGGGAAGCTGCCGTTCGTCTATGTGAAGGCGTCGAGAAGGAGCTTGTGGGCGTCAAGACTGGAAACTTTGAAAGTATCACCTCCAAGATTCAAACAGCCATGGAATCCTCCTTGACCAAAATGCTCACGCCCACCTCATCCCTCGACCTTCTCCGCGAAATCGACTCCATTACCGCACCGCCCGCTACTTCTCTCCGCAAAGCTCGACCCTATGTCATTTCCATCGTCGGCGTCAACGGCGTCGGCAAATCAACCAATCTCTCCAAAAtttgcttcttcctcctccaaAACAAGTACAAGGTCCTCATTGCCGCGGGCGACACGTTCCGGTCAGGAGCCGTCGAGCAACTCGCGGTTCATGTCCGCAATCTGAAGGAACTGACCGCCCGAGAAGGTGGGCAGGTAGAGCTGTACCAAAAGGGGTACGGCAAGGACGCAGCCACCGTAGCCAAGGACGCTGTATCTCATGCTGCGCAGGAAGGCTTCGACGTTGTGCTTATTGATACGGCTGGCCGACGACACAATGATCAACGACTAATGTCTTCCTTGGAGAAATTCGCCAAGTTTGCCCAGCCTGACAAGATTCTCATGGTTGGCGAGGTTCGTCCACCAAGCAACCCCCCTCCGTCATACATATCCTGCACACATACTGATTTGCACATAGGCCCTTGTGGGAACAGACTCCGTCGCCCAAGCGCGCAACTTCAACGCGGCGTTCGGCTCCGTCCGCACTCTCGACGgcttcatcatctccaagtGCGACACGGTGGGCGACATGGTTGGAACGCTGGTCAGTCTCGTCCACGCCACCAATGTACCTGTCCTATTCGTCGGCGTAGGACAGCATTACTCCGACTTGAGGAATTTCAGTGTCAAGTGGGCTGTGGAGAAGTTGTTGAGTAGTAGTAATTAAATA harbors:
- the srp101 gene encoding Signal recognition particle receptor subunit alpha produces the protein MLDTFEIITTNGVVLWSRKYAPINSSVVNSFISDTFIEEKSGGSVVGDSQSAATNPPYKSDQHTLKWTVVKELGVIFVAVYRSLLHLSWVDKLVDNIKTIFINLYGEQLKKPHTTIVECTGFDNYFDQQLHELDTSTASNPTVQPVRSVDDSPSAPGLTYRGRNINGAQDEAVSNDSSPIPTPNTSRPSTPSTGNLLVAKAGPVAKMSRRARKAKNSTSAPASSGDEAASKQKKSAKGPKKGRKWDADGFAEEDDTDVQLDYSANPTSDVEAQDVGRSSALDAVDASTWGTSTKGKFVLKDLGDEVHSMLASAEAEKAAAATKSETKSGLLGTGVNALSGMFRNVVGGKTLTKEDLDKAMKGMEEHLLRKNVAREAAVRLCEGVEKELVGVKTGNFESITSKIQTAMESSLTKMLTPTSSLDLLREIDSITAPPATSLRKARPYVISIVGVNGVGKSTNLSKICFFLLQNKYKVLIAAGDTFRSGAVEQLAVHVRNLKELTAREGGQVELYQKGYGKDAATVAKDAVSHAAQEGFDVVLIDTAGRRHNDQRLMSSLEKFAKFAQPDKILMVGEALVGTDSVAQARNFNAAFGSVRTLDGFIISKCDTVGDMVGTLVSLVHATNVPVLFVGVGQHYSDLRNFSVKWAVEKLLSSSN